In the Salvia miltiorrhiza cultivar Shanhuang (shh) chromosome 8, IMPLAD_Smil_shh, whole genome shotgun sequence genome, TTCGATCGTgaagatctacggtgaatgcatTATCTTGATGAATGAATGCAGCACCAAGGTTTGAATCCCGAATGAAtcgaaaattttattattattttcgagTGCTTGAATGCAATAACTTTAATCCAATATGATGTTCTCACGTATTCACAATAAATGCATTTCTTATAATAATAACCAGTCCCTATAAAAATGTAAGTAAGTTactttagaaaaataaaaacctaAATAACACAACCTCATGAGAGCTTAAACAAGAGTTTGAAAGCCCTAAAAGGGCTTCACTCAAGCGAGCCCTTAAACGAGCGTTTAAGCGCTCATTAGCAGCTAAGTAGCATCTTTAGCTCCTAGCAACTAGCTACAAGTAGAGTAGATCGGTAGTCCCTTATTCAATTCCTTCGATGACTCAGGAATTGTAGGGACGTTAGAAGAAGTCTATCTAGCGTTCATGCCCTACAACTAGTAGGTCACTCACTCGCTAAGAGTTGTTTATAGATGATTTACATCTGTCTTTAATAAAGCAACAAGAAGAACAATTAGGAGTTTTCTTTCCTTACTTTTGGCTTTACTCTAACTCTAGTAGCCGCTCCCCCCAGCCCTCCCTTTTTGGAGTACGGGCCTGGGGGAAGCTACAGGCAACAACTAGCTACTCTAGTTACGCTCGTGCCCCATTTCGATGGGTCACTCTCTGCTGATTGATGAGTTAGAGTTAGTTAGATGTCACTAAATTCTGTGACATATATGCTTTTAATTACTCTTCttgttccattacaaatgtcacactttccataatggaatgtcctcattccttttttgacaatatattctcTATCTAtgcttaattaatatttaaacaattttcatcaactcactttatctactttctacgcatttcttaatttccgtgtccaaaagtaatgagacatttataatggaaCGGTGGAAGTATTTTTGTGACATGCAAAATAGTTATgtcataatttaatataattacaTCTTTTATGGTCACAATTCTTCAAAACTCATGTAATTACTACTGAAATACTATATTTTGTTGTACTACACTTAGGTATTTACGAAAATGAATCTCATAATTTTAACTCGTTTTAAATCTAAAATTGGCTCAATGCTcaatctcattttattttttgaaattaaaaagaaaagacatCTAGGAAATTATTTTTGCCTACCACCAAATAATATACATTGTTTGAATCGAGTTAAATTTATGAGATCCATTTTTATAAATGAGGCAGTCTTGTGTGCTCCATGGAGCACCGTGCTCTATGACACTAATACTTGCATTGAATGACACTAGCACTAACATTatcttaaaatgacactaacactattttgttttacaaatgacactatcatattatataaataacactgttTGAAATAACACtgcttgaaatgacactaacagtattttgttttacaaatgacactatcatgttatataaataacactgcttgaaatgacactaacactataaataacactattttgttttacaaatgacactatcatgttatataaataacactgtcgTGAATAACACTAtcatgttagtgtcatttaatgcaagtgttagtgtcatggaGCACGGTCCTCCATGGAGCACACAAGAATTTGCGTTTATAAATTCTTAAACTGTAATTTAGAACTGGCACTCCACTAATACTTTTAGTCTAGGATTGTACTTTATCTGAAATAAAACGTTAATCTCGAGTTTTCGAACAACTCAGCAACAGTCAGACGGAGCTTAAGTACAAAATAAAAGTATGGTAAGCAATGCTATTATAGAATATTCAGTAACTTTTTCATTTTCGAAAAGATTTattaactttttcttaaaaaaaaataacactaattaagtaatagatctagggtttggTTTGCTGTTTCCATGCTACATGATTTGATGCATAAACACTATTTCACTAGTAAAATTTTGGGAGGTTTCTTGATTAAGGTATACAATCCGTAGATATCAAATCAAGAAAATTATTTGGCGTAGATAagatataagaaaataaaatctaaatatGTGTTGATAGAAATTAGTGAACCAATGTGCTAGAGAAACACAACTCAGCTAAGAAAATATAGATGATATTATTGAGTGAGGTGGGACCTAGCCGTCAGTAACGGCGTTTTGGCTTATGATTGTATTTTGGTTGAGCCCCCACGGAATCATGCTTTTTCTATCTCTAACCCTTTTTCTCTGAGTCTGAATCTGTCTATATATAGCCAGCTCCCCTCTCCCTCCCCTCCTTACAAAAGTATATGAGCAATGGTTGAAGAAGCCGAGCATGACAGCAGCTTGTTGTGGAACGACGATCAATCATGGGCCTTTCCAGTTCTTCCGGTTCACGATAATGGCGGCAAGCTACTCATAGACGGCGGCAAGATATTATTGTCGGATGGCGCCGCCGTTTCTGAGCAAGCGGCGAATGACAAGGGGAAGAAGAGGAGTGGTTGTGGCAGCGGCGAGTCTGATGATCACGATCACGATCACGAGCTGCATATatggacggagagagagaggaggaagaagatgaggaaTATGTTTGCCACCCTCCATTCTTTGATTCCCCACCTCCATCCCAGGGTAACTCTTACCTCTTCCATAATTTACCTCTCTGCCATCGTTATTCACTCTAAATTCTGTTGGTTTAAGGAAGAATCTTCTTATTCAATCCAACATTAATTTATTGCTTATTTTGGCAAGACATACATGAATAATACTGAACGAATCATAAATTCCTTTCAATAATAaatttctcatatatatatatggtttaaATGCAACACAAGTATTTAGAAACGTGCATTTTCTCTCACCGCTTGAGCTATTCTACTAATCTTTCAGGTCATTCCcctcgaaaaagaaaaaacagaaaaagaaacTTTCTGGACATCCTCAGCCAGTGTTATGCTTTTCTCATAACCGTCCAACATCATTTTTTCTGAATAGCTTCATTTTAGATTTTATACGAACtaattttcctatatatatataatgacgTAAaccaatatttttatttaggaatcaaattaatttgaactAACAAAGCTAGAAGGCGATCAGACCTACAGGCCTAAAGGGAAAAACACATATTAAACCATAAATAGAATAATTTTAAGtttacaatatatatacattatttattaattaccaaatgaatttatttttgatgtttttgattCACATTTTTCCCTCAGAAATGGAATTGGTAATTTTCTGTCCCTCCTCattaatgcatatatatatagaaataacATTCTAAGAATTAATTCGAAACAGAAAAGACGAAGTAACAATTAAAGTACAGGTTCCATTTCCTTGACTAACTAAAGGTAGGGATATATTTTCTACTTCCATTCATTCCCAAAAATTaagcattttaaaaaaatgagaagaagatgaatatatatatgttgaaatTGGGATGGTTGCAGGCAGACAAGTCGAGCATAGTTGATGAAGCAGTGATCCACATCAAGAATATGCAGCAAACTCTGGAAGATCTTGAAAAGCAGAAGGAGGAAAAGCTGAAAGGTGGGCAATCCCGAGAGGCATTTCTAGCTGAGCAGGGATCCACAAGCCAAAGCCAGCTGCAACCCAATGCGAATGCCAAcggtttcttcttcaaaacATGGACTTCTCCGAATGTAGTGATGAATGTATGTGGGAATGATGCCCACTTCAATATTGTTTGCAGCCCTATAAAGCCCGGCCTCATGACTTATGTTGTGTTTCTCATGGACAAGTACAACCTCCACCTCGTCTCTGCTCACGTCGCCTCCGATCCCACCGCGCGTACCTACATGCTTCATACCCGCGTAAGCACCTAAATTTAGGGTTTTTTTTATGTTCAAACCAAATTCAGttatatgtataatgttttatgAATGTACCAGGCAAATGGAATTCCGCAGCAGTTCCCTGAGGCGGCATCATTTCTTGTGGAGGAAACGTACAAGCAAACTGCAACTGAGCTCATGCTTTGGATTAATTcctaaattttgaatttcaacAAAGGAATTCCTAAATATCAAAGTTATCTTGAATGTCATGCTAAGATATATAGCTAGTATTTATCatgtaatgaattaattaatatcttaATTAAAGTCTTCTCTTTAGATTCTAAGAATTAATATTATTCATGGCATGTATTTCTTTTTGAGCCGTCCAAAATAACATGACATGTTTTCCTTTTGGACCAtaattaaaacttaattaaactaactatttaaacatatataaactctactttttttttttgcctgaTCACATTTCTCTACTCCACTGCCGCACTCCCGCCCCTCTTTCATCTTTTCTCTTCTGCCCCCTTCGCCATCGAGCCCCACCACCACTGCTCCACCCCGCAACTGCCTTCTTCCTTACCTTCTCCTCCTGTCCCTTCGCGGCGAAACCCCTCTTCTTTGCCCACCATCCACTCCCTCTGAGTGAAACCCTAGCAACGGCGCGGTGGCAGGCGAGCAGCAGTGTCTGTTGTTGGCCGCACCTTCGCTCGACGCTCGCTTCCCAATTGCGTCGGCAGTCGGCCATGAATCCGGTCTCCCACAGGTAGCTTGCACGGCGATAGGGATAATGGGCCGGTGGCTTGAACGGGCTCCTCGTTTGTCGATAAGTTTCAATAAAATCTCTggttcatttagggtttaatattcaaCAAGCACCATGAGCCCTATTTATCTTAATTTAGCAATTTAAACGAATTTTATGGATGGATTTTTTCGTTTTTTCAGCAATTGATGGATGAATTATCTCTGTATTTATTTTCAGCAATTTAAAAGAATTTTTATGGATGAATTATCTCtgcatttattttcataatttccCAATACTTTCAGCATGTCTTTAAGTTCAGTTTTTGTGGCCGGGTTTTAGTTTAAGAGTGAGAAGCAGAGGGAAGAACAAGAGATTTCTCCAAATCCGCTCATTATTTTCagcatttttttttgaaggaaaattatTTTCAGCATTTTAGTTTCATAATTTTTGTTTGGTTTTGTTAATGGGGAATGAAAAGAATTTTTGGAaagcatattatatatatatatatatacacacacatttaTCTTAATTTTATTCTCCTTAATCTTCGTGTCGAATAGGCATgtgccatgaataatgggacagagagagtatttgTGTTAACGTTGGACGACAATATCataaagagtaatgctaaacaaccacattgtggctgcccacaatttacttaagtagaaaataatttaatttatttaacttattttttaaaataaaaataagatttagtcattttatcatattctctacattatagtaattttttggtaacttttttatttttattaaaaaataaattaaaaataaaaaatgcaaaaaaaatttaaaaaaataagtacaatatagagaatataataaaataactaaatcctatttttattttaagaaataaattaaataaatcaagattatcctcattatattagtgtgtgggtggccacaatgtggctgcatagatttattgtatcataaattaatataataagatttttttttcctcaaaagtttgtgaaaagtattttgattttatatcaAAAATTCAATATTCGAAAGTTATACTCGTCATTTCACTTTTCCATGTTTTTTATccaatacttaaaataaaacatttaaatgtaaaaattgaaaattgataatcatttaaaaaaatgtatgcATTTTTATACTTCTAAGATTTGcatattagttattatgtaagtcgATGTTAAAATACCATTTATTTATGCGTGTATTTGTttgttacaaatataatattgtcaagaTAAATACTCCTTCTGTCCACGATAAGTGTAGTCTCTTTTTACCACTTTTGTTCGTACACAATAAATgtgatttttctattttggaaCATATTATCTTTACCctattcaatattaaaaataaaaataaaaaaaatctctaaaattaatattactccctccgtcccaaacgaaatgtcctatttcttttcggcacagagattaagaaatgtgtataaagtagataaagtgggttggtgaaaattatttaaatattaaatatagagagagagtgtattgccaaaaaagaaaacaggacatttcgtttaggacagcaaaaaaaaaaacaaaaaaaaaacaggacatttcgtttgggacggaaggagtatctAATAAACCAATTCGGTGAAACTCGTGATTCTCTTTTCCTAATTATGAAGAGATAGATATCATGATTCATGGGTGTTTTAATTTTTACGTACCCCTCCAAAACTTCAAATATATGCGAACCaggttttattaatttatttcaaatatcttttctttgaataagTCCGCTTTTAATGATATTAAATCCTTGAGCCATCCAAGAAAAACGTAGAAGAAATTAAGAAAAGCCCCTAGTTGTAgccactttattttaatttgaactGACATATGGGATCCATATCCATCTAATTATATTCCAATCATTTGAAGTTATTGTTCCAAATTCATATTATTCGATTTGTATGCACCTTCGAGAGTCAGAGCGTTTTTCaagacagtaacttagattaatttagaaattaaaataataatttttaaatttataaaaatggaacactaattaataagtgtagCACCCGCATGACATTTATGGACCAATTATCAAATTTTCGGACTTTTCCGCACAGACCAAGTACATGACAATTCGTACGCATGAATTGATTATGTGGCAAGCACGTCATTTTTACGGCTTGACATGTGCTTAGTCCGTGcggaaaaattcgaaaatttgaTAATTGACCCATAAATGTGGGTACAAGTACAACagttattaattagtgtcctatttttacaagttcggaaattattgttctaattttcaaatcattcTAAATTACTTGTAAAAAAGGATAGCCGACAATCAATATGTTTAgcatttatttatgaattatatactccctccgtccacgaaatgagtacccatatttcctttttcgtccgtccacgaaatgagtacccatttccttttttggcaagtgtaccccacacatctctttaattaatacactcaaaaagtgggacccttaaactatttacactacactccatacatttcttaaaatccgtgtcgtccacaaatgggtactcatttcgtggacggagggagtatttgccAAAACAGGTATATAAACAGATGGCCCAGTGGAATTTCGAAaatagaaacttcaaaaattgaCATTTCAATTGGTACTTGGTGTAAACACGCGGCCCAAAGGAGGGACAAGAAATGAGGGAGggaaaaacaaaaaccaaaaaaagaaggaaaccACATGCCGGTTATTTAATATTGCTCAAGAAATTATATATAGTACAAATAAATAATCGTTTGATGCCATAATTTAACTATATATTTTTGGAGGCATGGCGATTTCGAAAATGGATGATTCTATTTATACTCTTCATTTTACTcactataaaataataataaaaataattataaatttactattttacgaTATAATTTATAGCCTCAAATTCAAGGGGGtgtattcaattaaaaattttaaagattTTGACAAACTGTTTATAATTTGTGGATTCAACTAATTTTATGAATTGTCTTATTTCTAGGTAGAGTTTAgcaaattatattaaattgatttatctttattttcatagactttataAGTCtctaaattattataataaaaaatatctatAAAAAAGTAATCAAATTAGACTTATCAACATGACATCAAGTATTGTACGGGAAACTTGCGGATGAATTCATCAAAGTAGAAACATTATTGGCATTATTGGGAAGGCCAAGAAAAAAATACAACTAATTCACAAAAACGACACCACTAATTAGataaa is a window encoding:
- the LOC131000888 gene encoding transcription factor bHLH95-like yields the protein MVEEAEHDSSLLWNDDQSWAFPVLPVHDNGGKLLIDGGKILLSDGAAVSEQAANDKGKKRSGCGSGESDDHDHDHELHIWTERERRKKMRNMFATLHSLIPHLHPRADKSSIVDEAVIHIKNMQQTLEDLEKQKEEKLKGGQSREAFLAEQGSTSQSQLQPNANANGFFFKTWTSPNVVMNVCGNDAHFNIVCSPIKPGLMTYVVFLMDKYNLHLVSAHVASDPTARTYMLHTRANGIPQQFPEAASFLVEETYKQTATELMLWINS